From a single Populus nigra chromosome 18, ddPopNigr1.1, whole genome shotgun sequence genomic region:
- the LOC133678262 gene encoding protein BASIC PENTACYSTEINE2-like isoform X2, giving the protein MDEDNSLNIRNWGYYEPTSVKGNLGLQLLSPTMAEKPFLGARSNAIMTNVNGGFHHRDIGVSQPMSPMEYMRDVWIGHREKLLNMLPGNHNYEGPLPETASTHHVQVFQPPDSENDEMVDPVEESGFVEKENGPNKKRQRANAPKSPKAKKGTRAPRVPKPEGSPSVQRVRSAKKTAEIMINGINMDMPVIPIPVCSCTGNPQQCYRWGCGGWQSACCTTCISMYPLPMSTKRRGARIAGRKMSSGAFKKVLEKLADEGYDFSNPIDLRTHWAKHGTNKFVTIR; this is encoded by the coding sequence ATGGATGAAGATAACAGTTTGAATATTCGTAATTGGGGTTACTATGAACCAACATCTGTTAAAGGAAATCTGGGGCTTCAGCTCTTGTCCCCAACAATGGCTGAGAAACCCTTCTTGGGTGCACGCAGTAATGCGATCATGACAAATGTGAACGGAGGTTTTCACCATAGGGATATTGGGGTTTCGCAGCCCATGTCCCCTATGGAGTACATGAGGGATGTTTGGATAGGTCATAGAGAGAAGCTTCTCAATATGTTGCCTGGAAACCATAATTACGAGGGACCTTTACCTGAAACAGCTTCAACTCATCATGTGCAAGTGTTTCAACCACCTGATTCGGAAAATGATGAAATGGTGGACCCAGTTGAAGAGTCTGGTTTTGTAGAAAAGGAAAATGGTCCCAATAAAAAGAGGCAGCGTGCTAATGCCCCAAAATCCCCTAAAGCAAAGAAGGGTACGAGGGCTCCCAGAGTACCCAAGCCTGAGGGTAGTCCTTCTGTTCAGCGAGTAAGGTCTGCCAAGAAAACCGCTGAAATTATGATAAATGGGATCAATATGGACATGCCAGTTATTCCTATACCGGTTTGCTCATGTACTGGCAACCCCCAACAATGCTATCGTTGGGGTTGTGGTGGGTGGCAATCAGCTTGTTGTACGACTTGCATATCTATGTATCCATTGCCTATGAGTACGAAAAGGCGTGGTGCAAGGATAGCAGGTAGAAAAATGAGTTCAGGAGCTTTTAAGAAGGTCTTAGAGAAACTTGCTGATGAAGGCTATGACTTCTCTAATCCGATTGATCTGAGAACTCATTGGGCTAAACATGGTACGAACAAGTTTGTCACTATCAGGTAG
- the LOC133678262 gene encoding protein BASIC PENTACYSTEINE2-like isoform X1, with protein MDEDNSLNIRNWGYYEPTSVKGNLGLQLLSPTMAEKPFLGARSNAIMTNVNGGFHHRDIGVSQPMSPMEYMRDVWIGHREKLLNMLPGNHNYEGPLPETASTHHVQVFQPPDSENDEMVDPVEESGFVEKENGPNKKRQRANAPKSPKAKKGTRAPRVPKPEGSPSVQRVRSAKKTAEIMINGINMDMPVIPIPVCSCTGNPQQCYRWGCGGWQSACCTTCISMYPLPMSTKRRGARIAGRKMSSGAFKKVLEKLADEGYDFSNPIDLRTHWAKHGTNKFVTIRIDSHILYGACGVS; from the coding sequence ATGGATGAAGATAACAGTTTGAATATTCGTAATTGGGGTTACTATGAACCAACATCTGTTAAAGGAAATCTGGGGCTTCAGCTCTTGTCCCCAACAATGGCTGAGAAACCCTTCTTGGGTGCACGCAGTAATGCGATCATGACAAATGTGAACGGAGGTTTTCACCATAGGGATATTGGGGTTTCGCAGCCCATGTCCCCTATGGAGTACATGAGGGATGTTTGGATAGGTCATAGAGAGAAGCTTCTCAATATGTTGCCTGGAAACCATAATTACGAGGGACCTTTACCTGAAACAGCTTCAACTCATCATGTGCAAGTGTTTCAACCACCTGATTCGGAAAATGATGAAATGGTGGACCCAGTTGAAGAGTCTGGTTTTGTAGAAAAGGAAAATGGTCCCAATAAAAAGAGGCAGCGTGCTAATGCCCCAAAATCCCCTAAAGCAAAGAAGGGTACGAGGGCTCCCAGAGTACCCAAGCCTGAGGGTAGTCCTTCTGTTCAGCGAGTAAGGTCTGCCAAGAAAACCGCTGAAATTATGATAAATGGGATCAATATGGACATGCCAGTTATTCCTATACCGGTTTGCTCATGTACTGGCAACCCCCAACAATGCTATCGTTGGGGTTGTGGTGGGTGGCAATCAGCTTGTTGTACGACTTGCATATCTATGTATCCATTGCCTATGAGTACGAAAAGGCGTGGTGCAAGGATAGCAGGTAGAAAAATGAGTTCAGGAGCTTTTAAGAAGGTCTTAGAGAAACTTGCTGATGAAGGCTATGACTTCTCTAATCCGATTGATCTGAGAACTCATTGGGCTAAACATGGTACGAACAAGTTTGTCACTATCAG